The Anolis carolinensis isolate JA03-04 chromosome 2, rAnoCar3.1.pri, whole genome shotgun sequence genome contains the following window.
AGTGCCTCTGTGGGGTGCAACTTTAACCTTTGCAGGCAGCCCTCCCCCACCAAACCCAGACACACACAATTCTGGTGGGAGTGGGCCTTTATTAGGGGACAGGTAGTGACACTTTGCATATGCTCAAAGCTTGTTTGACATCCCAATGACCATGCTGATCTTTGGCTTGAATTATGCCTTGAGTATGGAACAGAGCCaaggtggtgtagtggtttgagtggacGAGTATGGCTCTAGAGACCAGGTTTGGAATCCCTGTTTGACCATGAaggccactgggtgaccttgggtaagtcacactctctcagcctcagagggaggcaaggaCAACCATctactgaataaatcttgcccaaaAGCCCCTCTGGGATAGGTTTCCCATAGGATGGGAATTCAAAGACACACAGAAACACCAGAAGCATTGAGTGTGTTTCATGGTGGCAGCCCAAAGTGAGAATCATCGTATTTTGTGTTGTGTGCTTGCCTTGAATCTCAGATGTATGGACCGCTTGCTGTCTTTGGTCTTTTGACTGACTCACAAGAGCTTGTTGGTTTCCTATTCAGTCTGGTGTGTTCACATCAGGCTGGCTTCAGGAACCAAATGTGTTCTTTTTATATGTCTTGGAAGCTGAGCTGGGCAACCCATGACTGGTGGTGACCTCAGCCATGAGCCTTTGGACGGTGAGGCTGTGGAGGTCTGGTAAGAAGGCCTGGCCGAAGTCTCCACTGGAAGTCAGCAGTCCTGAAGGCACTAATTGTAAGGAGGCAGGAGAGAGGCTACTGCCATTTAAGATCGTCAGTTAAAGGCCTTCATCAGGAGAGGAGACAATACTATTACCTCCCCCCTACTCCAGTTCTCCAACAGCCAACGCAACATGCCAGTCAATCTGTCTTGCTTCCCATAGAGGCAAGCCTTCCACTAGACCAGATTCAAGCTGAGGAGGAATCTTTGCCAAAAGGCTGCTAAGTCTTTACTCTGACATTTATTGTCGTGATTTGGTGCTAGAATCTGCATTGCCCAGCATTGCTGTTCCCTTTTATTTTAGTGGGGGAGGAGGCAATAGCTCCTCACTGGaaatctttctctttccctccctcctcccctacCTTTCTTTCTCTCACAAAGAATGTTTCTACAGCAGTGTAATTGGTGATGTATGCAACCAAAAATAAATCCCCAATTTCTCCCACTTTCTTGCTTtttttgcacacacacagacatacattattattttcatcCTCATCTTAATTATCAGTGTCTTAAAGCATACTCAAAGGCATTCTGTATAAAAACAAATTAGGTTTTAAAGAGCCATTCTGGTCTTTTCTGTTGAAAAGGATCAATCCACCACCTGCACTAATTCTGCTTGAGTAGAAGAGTATCAAGGCTGGCACTGTCTCAAAAAGGCCCTAGTGCTTCTTGTGATGCCCTGTTACAGCAGGGCATGGCTTCAGGCCAGCAGGGTCCCCAAGAGGACACGGGGAGCCCTGCTGCAGTGGATCAAAAGGCCACCCAGCCCAGCATCCTGTGTGCCACAGTGGCCGACCAGATGCCCCAAGAGGAAGCCCCCACGCGAGGGCTTGAAGGCCATTGGCCCTCTCTGCCTGTTGGCTATTCCTGGCTGCTCTTCAGAGGCATATTTTGCTGTGTGGAGTGGGGGTGGGATATGGATTTAATCTAGCTCTGGCCTTTGCTTGTTAGGGATGTTCTGTACCAGCACACAGCAGTGTATTCGGGAAGACCTAAATGCCTTGTGACCTGTTTCTGTTCATCAACCAGCAATCTCAAAGAGTCAAAGTTGTTCTAATCAGAAAGGTCTGTTATGGTGACCTTGTCTTTGTCCTGGAATGCCCTACATTTAGAAGGTGACTGGAGTCTGACTCTCCTTCTTACCAGGCTGATGTTTGCTTTGTACTAATTTAAGTCCTCAAAATATTTGATTATTGCATGAAGGTAACTCTGATTCTGTGATAATTACAGGCATTTGTTATGATTTGTATGTAAACAATGGCACTGGTTCCAGACCGTTGTTTCTTCAGGTGTTTTAGacatcaattcccagaaccctctgcCAGCATGGCCAAaaagggggattctgggagctgaagtttaaaaCTTCTGAAGGGCCAACAATTGAGATGCACTGCTGTATACAAATCAAAATAAACACCTTGATGGGTTCTTTTCTTGGATGGGATAAGACATCCAAGTCTCAATGGGTTAGGtatttttaaagaacaacaaattaTCAGGGGTTTATTTTCCTACTGTATCTACTGGGGTGGGGTGAGGGAGTAATTTTGCACAATTTTGTTTATTACAGTCTGTGTAGAAGGGCAACAAGCCATACAGGGCATTGTAATCTTTCATCCTAGCAACTTAACCTCTTGGTCAGGTTCCTCTCTGGCTTTTGACATTTAGTTCTATCCCATCTTGCTTCCAAGGAGCTGGGATGGATATGCATGGTTTTCACTTGCCCCATTAACCTCGCAACAGCACTACGACCTGAAAGATAATGAATTGTCCATGATCAACCCCTGAACTTCATGGTTGAATGCAGAGTTGAGCATTGTTTTCCCTGCTACTAAATGTGATACCCTATCAATTACCCAACTTATTTTTGTGAGGAGTTCTTTGTATGTTTACTGTTCTGTCTCTGTAACCTAAgggttagtaaaaaaaaaaagagagagagaaaagaaatggaaagagaGAGGAATAGAAGGAACCCCATTACCACTTTTAATTTTTGTACATTGAGATCATAGATTTGCACCCCTTTAACTAAAGGTAGTGTATGTTTAATGTCTTGGCTCTGTTGGAGTTCTTTGAAAGACAATGCTGCTATTTTTATTCTTTGATAAACCTATTTTTGAAAGGAGCAAAGGAACACAATTTGTTTTGTCTTAGACATGTGTTTGGTCTCCCTTGTTCCTGTCACAATGGCAACAGCAAAGTTGTTCTTCCTGTGCTCCGTTCAGCTCACCAATATTTCCTTAATGGGACACGTGTGAGGTTGACCCAAGAGATTTTTCTTTCTAGAAAAAAACAGTGATTCTGCCTGCAGTTCCATTCCTGTGTGCAGAAGCTGATTGGACTGGCATTTGAATTTCACTTTAGCAACAGTGTCAGGCAGTGATGTTGTGTTAAATACTGAAGTGTAGGCCCTCACCACGAGAGTCTCTATAGCAACGTATTGATGGAGGGTCCAAAAGTGCAAGCGGCTTTGTTGATCTCAAACAATTTCCAGCAATTTTCATCTCCCCAAGGAagaaggtttgtgtgtgtgtgcgcgcgtgtgtatatatatctcactTCTAAATATTTTGATTTACAACAAGGACAACTCATAACCAATTCATTGCTACTGGGAAAATACACTGTTGCTTCAGCTACTTGGCCTGTTGCCTTGGTAGCTACAGAACAATAAAGATTGCACCTTTTATATATCAAGGTAGCCTATAGCCTTGCCTCTGAGAACCCAGGGGCTAATGGTAAGGTTGGCCTTGGGCAAACAGTTTTATTGGCTTCACTTCATATTTGGATGTTTATCAGCTACCAATTTATCACCTCAGTTTTACTTTTGACTGTGATTACCACTTGAATTCTAAAATTGACTTCGTGTGTGCATATGATCATGTGCCTCTCCACCTAATAATGACCCTATGTATAGGAACTTTTGTTAATGGGTGGCATGTCAATATTGGAAATATATCAATGGAAGGGTTTTGAAAATAATCTTGTTGAAGATACAGGGTCTTAAATCCCACTGTTAGTCATGAATAGAGTAGACTCATTGAGTTAGCTGGTTTATCTCCTCATTGACTCGCCATTCACTAGTAGATTCATGATCTATTGCATTGACtgaggattggactagatggttctTGAGGTCCCTTCTAATTCTATGTTTCTCTGTGATTGAGAGGAATAGGATTTTGgctagaattttatttatttaacatgtcagaagcgaattgaggatacagttataatgtatttaaaaacacaaacaaagttaaaaacttggcattatactagatttcctttgatcagaagcttggagtgcctctgatgtcactgtgagaaggtcctccattgtgcatgtggcagggctcagactgcattgtagtaagtggtctgtggtttgctcttctccacactttgtagccccatttcctaaaattggctctgtatctcgtggtgccagaacgcAGTCTGGCCAGAAGGCAGTGCCTTACTTTAGCTCCAACTGAACCTCAAATGAAGTCCTTTTGGCCTTTATGTTCTAAGGTGAATCACAAAGAGGGGAAAAGCTGCTAATCGGTAAAGGCTTACAAGGATAGAGACCAAAGCGCACGGGAAAGAATCAAACCTAGGTTCCTCTGGCACCTCCTCTCCATTATATCCTCATTAGGTGGTCTCCCAACATTTGTACATGTTTTTCCCTTCCTGAAAAGTTGAAATACCTCCTCTAAGATTTGGTTGCTGGCAGTAAGAGCTTTAAGCGAAAGTATGTTGGTATTTTTGGCCCCACCCTTTGGCTCTGCCTGCCACTGGAGAACTTTACAGAAATGGAATTCAGCCCTTGGGCAGAAAGAGGTGTCCCTTCCCTCCTCCAGCATGCAAGAACGGGAAACTCCTTCAGTGGAAAAGATTTCTGACACCTTGTACTTATTGTTTGGTCAGCAGAGCAGCTCTTGCTGGTGCCTCTCCTTTTCAATGGTGCTTCCCTGTGGTTGTTGGTTTCTAGAATTCTTCAAGGCACTTTTTGCATTTTCAGTAGAACATATGCAAGATCACTGAGCACAGATTCTTTATACATTAACTGTTACAGAGATTTCTTGTTCTTGAGAACTCTAAATTCTCCATTAGATCTCAGATATAAATGAAGCCAATAAAAATGAAGCTAGTTTTTGAGTGTCCAGCTTGGACTCTGATAACAAATAAGTTGTTTAGCCTCATAGTAATAAAGCATCGTAGGGAATGGTGGTGGAGATGGAGAAACATTTCCCATTAGATGTGGCTTGCTCGCTTGTAATTCATTGAGGTTGCAAGGTTGTGAGTAATGCTACTATCTATGTCTGAAGGAGATCAGAAAGTGCTTTTCTGTTGCAAGTATGCCCTGATTCTTAGGCTTCTGATCATCAGAGTTTGAAAATTCTAAATTTTGTGAATATAGTACAACCTTCATATCCACAGGGCATATATACCTAAACTTTGTGTTACTAATAGCGAACCCTATCGAAATGAAGGACCTCCAGTCGAAGATTACTATACTGTTGcagtagaaaatgcctagagaggccaTATTTTGTAGAAAATGCAGAAATGAAACTGTAGGTATCATCCTGCAGATACGAGGCTCATACTGTATTATCCTTAAAAACCCACAACCAGCATGGCCAgcagtacttttaaaaagtaactttcccaaactctgcatTGGCTGCTGTAGGAACAGAATTCTGGACTAGCTAAACCTTTTGAATATGATCCTTTCAGGATCCACATAACTTCATATTGAAATTCATGAATAAGAGGAAACAAGGTCAACCTAGTTCTGTAGAATTTGTTACCAAGTATTACTGAGTACAGAGAAATTCCACACGCACATCTGGTAATATTTGTAGTTCTTTCACTTTGGTTCTGGCTATCCagctgtaatgtaatgtaatgaatGACCCTTATACCTCTTAACCCTGTCTGCTTTTTACCTCTGGCTCATGATGGCTTCCAACACGTTTTGACCAACGTCATGGGGACTTTGATAAGAAAGAGATTGTCCGCCCAGCATACAGTTTCTTAAGATAATTTAATCATAGCTGTTGGCAATTTTTGCTAATATAATTTATGTTATCAGTTACTGTTATGTTAAGAGTATGCATTGGTATGACTTTTTTTATACAAAACACGTGCATTTCCTCATTAGAGACCTATAGGTCCCTTGTTTGAAGACTGCTGATTGTGCATTTGTTATAAAACAAAGACTGAGAAGACAACTTAGACACTCTAAATAAAAGTTGAGGTTATGGTAGTGGGATTTTAAAACCTAAGGAAGCTCACAGCTTGAAAATGATACTTTTTAGATTACATCTCAGAGAATCTCCAGTCATATTTTTGGGCTCCCAATGCACATTgggagattatgggagttgtagtccaaaaggtaacTTTAGTCCAGCAGGAATGCCACTTCCTATGTTTGAATTTACAGACAATGAGTGGCTGCCCCCTGTATTGTATGCGCTGGGGAACTTCTTTATTTGGAGTGTCTCTGTGTTCCTGAAAACATGGTGTGAGGAGCAGACCTCCTAATATAACAAGGAAGAGagtatgggcaaaccttggccctccaggtgttttgaacttcaactcccacaattcctaacaacctcaggtcctttccttcccctcctcagccgcttaagcatacAGGGTACACcctggggtatagggtggctattGTGGCTTTTCATGGTGGAAGTATCAAATTCATCTCAAGGCATTACATTACGTATAGCTTTCTTGCTTAAATTACATTGTATGGAAAGTTGTTGGCCAATATTTCATGACCTGATAAAGAATGGCAAAAGAAACTAAATAGACCTTGTGCCATGTGGCTAGCCAGCTCTGGTGTGGTGAAAGTATGCGTCGTCCATGTAGTGGTTTCTGCGGGAGAAAAAAGCAAGTGCGCTTGGCCTTCCAATACCATCAGGAGGAAATTTCAGGCAGCACTTTTGTACTTGAGCTTTGCTGTTCTGTCAGCTTCTCTAGCTGCAAAATTTAATGTTTTGTGCTTTGTCCTTTTCTGAAACTCCTCTTCCCTGCCAGAGCTGTGGCATGTCATGTGCTCTGGCGCAGGTGTATATACTCTATCTTGCACTCTCTCTTTTTCAGGCATTCATCATCTTGGCAGAAATGGGACTCATTGTTGGCTTAGAAAATCAATGGCCTAGATCCAGCATTGAGAGGTGTATATATATCATTTAGCTACATCTCCAGAGCTATTTCTCTCCTTCCCCCAATCTTTTGAGAGGAACAGCCCCCACCAACACGGTAGTGTTGCTAGAAAGTGGGGCCATCTATGCCCGGCATCTGCAGACACACATGATAGCCATACAAATGACATCCTTGCAGTTCATCCAGCTACAGGAAAACAGTAGAAACACTTCCCTACGCATCCCCCCACTCTCTGACAACACAGAAATGGCCATGTCAGGGCAACTGTACCTCTTAAAGGTGAGTTAGAGGAATTTTGGTTGCTGCACAGTCAGAGCTGAAATGCAGCTTCAACAACCGAATGGGTGAATTGtggttgtgtagtggtttgaatgttggattatgactctggagaccagggttcaaatccatacttagccatggaaacctactgggtgatcctGGTCAagcctcagccccagaaaaccctatgatatattcaccataagtcggaaatgacttgaaggcatgcaacaacaacaacaacaggttcaCTAATGACTGGATGCCAGGCAGTAGTTTGGCCTGCTCTGTGTGCCAGTAGAAATGCCTGTGTTTGGTCAGTGCTGTGTCTTTGTAGCTACAGTCACTTTATCCAGTCATTGGCAAAGACTGGTGAAGCAAGGGGGCTACTTGGAAGGTATTCATATGTGTATAGGTGGGAAAAAGAGAGTTTTGCTGCTTTTTCATCCTCTTTGTATCAGCTTGAAAGTACAACCTCATTTGTGTTGGAGGAGAGGGATGCTGGCATGCTGGGATGACTGTGCGCTCCTCCACGAAGTTCCCTCCGTTGCTGCTTTGCTCATGTTAACGGGGGAGGGATTAAGAGAACGCAGGGCATGTTCTGTGAATTAATACCTGTCTGCCTCTCTTGGGCTCAATGGCCTTGTTTGTCTGtttgcagagagagagttcccgcCAGTCTTGCCATTGGCCCTGCAAAGCCCTGATCCCGCAATGGGAAGAAGTTGGGCCGGGTGCTGGTGTTACTGGTCTTGCCAAACCAAGTATCCGAGAACACAGGAGCTTGAAGAAGAGAGTCCAGGCCGTGCCCGTGAACTGCCCCAACCCTCTCCTTTCCTCCATTGGGTTCCTTTAGGGGCAAGAACTCCCCCCTCCCTGTGAAAAGCCCAAGTCGGTCCCAGCATCCAGCCGACCGTTTCCATGGCAACGGCTGCAGAGCACATGCTGGAGGCGGCGTGACTGGAAGGGGCTAAGCTGCTGCACGCACACCAAACCGGGACCCAAAATTGCCCTGCCCTTGACCGAGGTCATGAAAGTGGTGGCCCCTGGATGGTAATGTGGCCTTAAGCCAGGACTTCTGCCAATTTTTGGAAAAGGCAAGAGAGCAAGATCGAAGGGAGCAGGGGAGGCTTACAGTCCCATCAACATGGCTGGGCAGCAAGGGATGCAGAGAGAAAGTCATCTGCAGAAGTAAGCCCGTTTGTACATCTTTTTGGAAGAAACCACAGAGAAAGAGAGCAAGTCTTccctccagtccaactccctgcccaaCTGCACTGAAGAAGACCTTTCGGGTTGAAACCTTCTGCCCCCTTCAGGAGCCAAGATGGTGATGTCCCACGGCACCTACACCTTCCTCACCTGCTTTGCCGGCTTCTGGCTTATCTGGGGGCTCATTGTGCTGCTGTGTTGCTTCTGCAGCTACTTGCGGCGGCGCATGAAACGACGGCAGGAGGAGCGGCTGCGGGAGCAGCACCTGCGCACCCTGGAGATGGAGCCCCTGCACTACGAGGGGTATGGGGGCCCCGCCTATGGGGGCCCTGGCTATGGCGGTGGCTACACCCACCGAAATCCACCAGGCATCCCCGTGCCCCACCGACTCCGCATTGAGCCCCATCGTCCACACATCCCACCCCCACGGCCATGGAGCTGCAGGCATGGTAAGGGGCAAAGGGCTTGGGTGGGCTGTGGAGGACACCATTGTGGTGCAGGACTAAAGGGATGGTGGCTCGGGGCGGGGGGACAAATCCATGACCAGGTATGGGGCTGGCCTGACATTTCAGAGACTGAAAGATGTAAGAGTTCAAATGATTCATTCCTATATTTTATAATATCAGCCTCTTGAAAGCATGGAGAAATTAGTGACCTCTGCAGTGTACAAAACTGCTCGCCATCTTGCCCTTGAAAAGTTGTTGGTATTGCATATCCCATCGTACCTCACAATTTGTTTCGCTAGCTGATAATTCTGGGAATTGGAATCCAACAATCTCTGGAAAGCCATGCATTTTGGTTTCTTATGCCGATTATCTTATTTAAATGATGGGCAGAGCATCAAGGTGCTTCTTTAAGATGACTGAATAGGAGGTCCTGTTCCAGAAATGTAACAATAGTCACACCTACACTAGCTTGTTTTCTGGATTGCTATATGTGTTTTCATAACTTTTGTCAGTTCTTTGACTTTCTCAATGACCACTTCCTTTCATTTCACAGAGGGGCCCTTAACTGGTTGAGTAACAACTTCCctttttgatacattttaattgtattttaaattgacATTCATTGGAGGTCACCACTTTTCTATATACTTTGAGAGCTAATTGTGAGGCAGAAAGTCAGGATAATATGTAATCAAATAAGACAGTAGAAGTCAGGGATGACAGTAGTGTGCTTCCAAACTTCTATTTCACTGGGAGCAAGGAGAGAAGAATAGTGCCTGGCATCCTCAGGGGATGGGTACAGTGGGCCAGTACCCCAGGTGTCACAGCTCTTTATATTCAACAGGTGTGATCTCTTCGCTCGTAGACCCGGATCCATCCAAGCCCCCCTGCTATGAGGAAGCTGTCCTGATGGCTGAGCCCCCACCACCATACAGCGAAGTCCTGACAGACACACGGGGCTTGTACCGCAAGATTAACGCCCCCTTCCTGAGCCATGATCAGCCGGAGAAGCAGGAGCAGCCACCCAGCTATAAGCCCCTTTTCCTGGACCGGGGATATGGCTCAGCCCTTCAGCTGCCAAGCTCAACCAGTCGGGGCCCCACTTGCACCAACCTCTACTTGGAATCAGACCATTCGCAGCGCATCTTCCCGAGCTGGACGGACTCTGAACTCAGCACCAGAGACAGCTATGAGCCTGGGCCCTGGCATCTGCCTGTCTCAATGCCTTTGTTTGGCAGGACTACGGCAGTTTAGCATGCCATGCCACaaactggggtgggggtggggactgCAGGTTGCTGCCTGAACATTGGGGTCTGGGCAGCTTGTTCCCTTGGCCCGTGGGAGCCACCAAGGCCCCTTAGTCCAAGCCTTCCAGCCATGTCTGGGCCACAGGCCTTTACAAGGCAAAGAATCCCCGTTGATGCTATTTTGACCTCTCAGCCAGGGCAAGAGTGGGGCTGGTCTCCCCATCTCACCCTCTTCCCTTTTTCTGGGCCCACTACAGGCTCTGTTGGTGCTGACTGCAAGGGGGGGCCTCTGGCTTGGCCTAAACTTTGTTTCCTATTTTTTGTTTGTTACATTTTGACAATAATAAAGTTTGTGGAACCTGATTTATTACAAACCTGGTGCTGGGTAGTTGAGTCCATGTGTCTGAAACATGTTGGGATATTATGTTCTTATagtgaaacatcaaaacatacggGCGCccccttggcaacatccttgcagacggccaattttctcacaccagaagtcacttgcaatttctcaggttgctcctgacatgatgtGCATGGTGATAGAAAGTAAAGCAACCCCCATATCAATTTATTTAATCCCATCCCACTGATTATTGTTTTGAACTTCCCATAGCTAATGTTTAAGACTGTGTGTATGTTCCTCCAAattgaccccataaatttcaggGGTTTTCCTAGGCAAGTAATGCACactgaggtggttttgccatttccttcctctaaaatatagcctacagcagctAGTATTGGtgctctcccatccaagtgctaagcagggctgaccctgcttagtttccaagatcaggcagAACTTGTTCCCTTTAGGTATTTTGGCTCTATTGGCAGTCTGAAAGGTCCACAAATGCATTCCTTTGTTACCAGCGCCACCTACTGATGTTTTCTCTGCTTCAAGCTATGACTTCATCTGGCACCTATTACTGACTGCATATTGTCACCTACAATtatttctcctccccttccttctctacTTGCCACATGCATGCTGAAATCTTCCTAATATTAAATCTAAAAGTACATTTTAACCTTTTATGGCTGCAAAACAATGGGAGCCTACCCACACATTTTGGAATCAAAACAAGTGAAAGGTAGGATGAGTCCTCAGTAGTCTTCGGTAGAATCTCCCCCAAATACCCACGGCCTTCTATGTCTTCCGCAAATTTCCCCTTTAAAGGCAAAAAAGACACACTGTGCTGCAAAGCCAACTGCCCTGCTTggaatcaatttatttattaacatacataagcacattgctGTTACAGAATTTGtgctttcaaaataaaaacaattactgtACGTGAGAGAAAGGAAACCAAGCATGGAATGGGAGAGGGGAAGGGTTGGGagaagaaaagagggagagatGGGGAGCCCAGCCAGAGTTTCTCCTTGTCCCAGGCTCTCAGGGCAAAGTAAGACCTAAAGAGAAGGGTCTGGCTTGAGCTGGCTCTCAGACACAGGGCCATGGCATTGAACCGTGGAGGGAAAAAACATTCCTTGCTGCTGCTAACTCCTGCTGGAGCTCCAAAGCTGAACGGGGCTCTTGTCACTTCCCTGTTGGGGACCAAAGGAGGGCGAGGTGATGGGAGCCAGAGCCTTGCCCACACGGGGCCATTTTATtgccatattttatttaaaattcgTGCAAAATCCTCAAAACTCTGGGTGGAGTCTGAGAGGAGGAAAGGCCCCTCCCTCACCCACCCGCAAGAGCAGCACACGTAGGAGGTCAACTCAGTTGGCATAAATGGCATTTTGGGGAGGTGGGGCGGGATCCAAAAAAACCCGATGGGCAGAAgtcagaggaagagggagggctGCAGGGGAGCTACCAACAAAGAGGGGGCCAGGCAGATTTACACATTTCCTATTTGACAACattagaaaaaagagaaagagagaaagagaaagagaagagcgcACGCTGGAAAAAAGTTACCCCAGGGTACCATGGAGTATATCCTATCTGGCTGGGGTACAATCTGAGGCCTTGGACCGCAGGGCTACAATACGGAGCAAGCAGGCACCAGGCCTTCACTGCAGTTGCTCCAGGCTTGCAGACGCTGGGCTTGCTGGGTGCAGGATACAGGAGTTGGACGCAGGAGCCGGCCTTAAACGCTGCCCCCAAAGCTCTCCTCGTCGTCTGGCACTGGGTCAGCATCCCAACAGGTGATGTCAATCTCTGAAGGTGAAACCAAATAAATTAGTGATGAGAGAGGGTCTGTTTGTTTGAGTAGACCAGCCTTCTAAAGCAGGCTTTGGAAAAATCCATAGTCTTGAACCACAGCTTCCATCTGTTGTCCAGAAAAGTAACTGCCATTCAGTGACCTGAGGAAAGGAAGTCATAAATGCTTCCAG
Protein-coding sequences here:
- the prr7 gene encoding proline-rich protein 7 isoform X1, producing MVMSHGTYTFLTCFAGFWLIWGLIVLLCCFCSYLRRRMKRRQEERLREQHLRTLEMEPLHYEGYGGPAYGGPGYGGGYTHRNPPGIPVPHRLRIEPHRPHIPPPRPWSCRHGVISSLVDPDPSKPPCYEEAVLMAEPPPPYSEVLTDTRGLYRKINAPFLSHDQPEKQEQPPSYKPLFLDRGYGSALQLPSSTSRGPTCTNLYLESDHSQRIFPSWTDSELSTRDSYEPGPWHLPVSMPLFGRTTAV
- the prr7 gene encoding proline-rich protein 7 isoform X2, translated to MVMSHGTYTFLTCFAGFWLIWGLIVLLCCFCSYLRRRMKRRQEERLREQHLRTLEMEPLHYEGYGGPAYGGPGYGGGYTHRNPPGIPVPHRLRIEPHRPHIPPPRPWSCRHDPDPSKPPCYEEAVLMAEPPPPYSEVLTDTRGLYRKINAPFLSHDQPEKQEQPPSYKPLFLDRGYGSALQLPSSTSRGPTCTNLYLESDHSQRIFPSWTDSELSTRDSYEPGPWHLPVSMPLFGRTTAV